The Vicia villosa cultivar HV-30 ecotype Madison, WI linkage group LG1, Vvil1.0, whole genome shotgun sequence genome includes a region encoding these proteins:
- the LOC131660992 gene encoding uncharacterized protein LOC131660992, with translation MSTSATHEQDASNAPINPSEILEVTPLQMVTPFDLVTKRPRIMHARRAKEITRRPMNPNSGQTSQSSIPSSREEPTKEGSRSNHIAIVKIVTEILNEGNISSKIPGFENPVLPKSNVIGHVSDTADIYDPTNDEINENVHVSDKKRNDVSIDNIEIPDGAEHNEEIPINVSTNTCVNHTKKGQTEEKESEKTQTDKVINLDDLSDDELVASINPSIARRLMRRKGKQAVAEVSPKKKAVAKSVSVGPKKAWSKVVPKKRKARSSSENESDFDVAADVNDIHPKKKVSTSKLAASVPEVPIDNISFHYPSSVLRWKFVYQKRHALERELAQNFLEYDEIMNLIHEARLMKTVTHLSKCYDVLVKEFIVNLHENCGNKETEEYLKVFVRGNVLTSHPL, from the coding sequence ATGTCTACTTCTGCTACTCATGAACAAGACGCTTCCAATGCTCCCATTAACCCTAGTGAGATTCTCGAAGTCACTCCTCTGCAGATGGTAACCCCTTTCGATCTCGTGACAAAACGACCCAGAATAATGCATGCACGAAGAGCCAAAGAGATTACAAGAAGACCTATGAATCCTAACTCTGGTCAGACTTCTCAATCATCTATTCCTTCCTCCAGGGAAGAGCCAACCAAAGAAGGCTCAAGGTCTAATCACATCGCTATTGTCAAAATAGTTACCGAAATCCTAAATGAGGGCAACATTTCATCCAAGATCCCTGGTTTTGAGAATCCTGTGCTTCCTAAGTCAAATGTAATTGGGCATGTTAGTGACACCGCTGACATCTATGACCCAACAAATGATGAAATTAATGAGAATGTGCATGTGAGTGACAAGAAAAGAAATGATGTTAGTATTGATAACATTGAAATTCCTGATGGTGCTGAACACAATGAAGAGATCCCCATCAATGTTTCTACTAACACGTGTGTAAATCACACTAAAAAAGGCCAAACTGAAGAAAAAGAATCAGAGAAAACTCAGACTGACAAAGTAATCAACCTTGATGATCTCTCTGATGATGAACTAGTTGCTTCCATCAATCCAAGCATAGCCAGAAGGCTAATGAGGAGGAAAGGAAAGCAAGCTGTAGCTGAGGTCTCTCCAAAAAAGAAGGCAGTGGCTAAGTCCGTTTCTGTTGGACCAAAGAAGGCATGGAGCAAAGTGGTGCCTAAGAAGAGAAAGGCCAGAAGCAGCTCTGAGAATGAGTCAGATTTTGATGTTGCTGCAGATGTCAATGACATTCATCCCAAGAAGAAGGTCTCTACTAGCAAGCTGGCTGCTAGTGTTCCTGAAGTACCTATTGATAACATTTCCTTTCACTATCCCTCTAGTGTACTCAGATGGAAATTTGTCTATCAGAAAAGACATGCCTTAGAGAGAGAACTTGCTCAGAATTTTCTTGAGTATGATGAGATTATGAATCTTATTCATGAGGCTAGACTAATGAAGACTGTGACTCATCTCTCTAAGTGTTATGATGTCCTGGTGAAGGAGTTCATTGTGAATCTTCATGAAAACTGTGGCAATAAGGAAACTGAGGAGTATTTAAAAGTGTTTGTTAGAGGAAATGTATTAACTTCTCACCCACTGTGA